GTTCCAACTCGGCATCGTGAACAGCGCGAGCACCATGCAGGGCACGACCTCTCCGTCTCTCAACAATGCCAGCTCGGTGACCCAGATTGGCGTCCTTGGCAACGCGGCCACCACTGGGCAGGTTGCCACCGGCAACAACACGAGCTCGATCAGCCAGTCCACGCTCTTCGGCTTCCCGCCGAACAACTCCGCTGGCGTCGGGCAGCTCGGTGGCGGCCTCAACCTCAGCACCATCACGCAGCACTAACCAGCCCCGTACCTCTGGGTGCGCGCGCCGCGTACCCAGAGTTATGTTCCAATGGCCACGACCAGGCTTCTTGGTGGAGTGGCGGATCGAATAGCTGCTCCTAGCGGAGGAAACTCACATGCGGATCAACTATCTACTCGCAACAGCAGCCATGCTCAGCGCGTTGGCTTCTGCCGATGCCGAAGCCGCCAACACGATCAGCGTGTTGCAATTCGGTACGACAAATCTCTCGTCCACAACGCAGACCGGCCCGGTGAACAACACTGCGACGACGCTGCAATTCGGGGCCTTCAACCAGGCATCGAGCGTGCAACTCGGTTCGTTCTCTTCGGTCAATTCAGTGACGATTGGACAAGGCGGCACGACGCCTACCGCGACCAATATCGCTACGGCTGGCCAAGTCAGAGGCGCCAACACGAGCTTGATTGGCCAGATTGGTTTGAACAACGCCGCCGGGGTATCCCAGCTTGGCATTCTGAACGGCTCCACGATTTTGCAGCAGGCTCCGTGACCTGAGATCGTGTGGTGACTCGGCAAATATTGTGGAGGCATATAATGAACAAGCATCTTCTGGTCGTTGCGACAGTGGTTCTCGTCTCCTGTTTCGCCGCGAACAGCCCCGCGCGGGCGCAGGGCGCCGACATCAAGACGATCGTCTCGGTCAACGGGCCCCCCGTTGTCGTGAACCAGAGCAGCTCGCTCAACATGGTCGGCATATTCCAGGTTGGCGGCAACACCAGTGCGACCGTGGCCCAGAACGGCACCAACAATGCGGTCGGCGTCCTGCAATTCGGCGGGACGACATCGGCTTCGGTCGGCCAGGCGGGCATGAACAATTTTGCCTTTGTCGGGCAGACCGGCCAGTCGGCGACGAGCCTCGTGTCGCAGCTTGGCAACATGAATACGGCAGCGATCGCGCAATTCGGCGCGATCAACTTCTCGACGGTGAACCAGACCGGTCACTGAGCTGCGCACGAACTCGCTGTCACCAGATGTGACGTGTTGATGAGGCAGGGTGATGAGATATGGTAGAGAGTTCCTGGCTTTGGCGGTATTGTCCGCCGTCGTCAGCGTGGCGACGGAGGCATCCGCAGGATCCAGGCCATCGCCAGCCATTGGTGGGCTCGCGTCTGCCTGGACCAACAGGAACGTGAGCATCGAGACGGTCGTGGAGTTCGGCAATAATCCGCAGCCGGTCACGATCGTGGAGAATAGCCGCATCAATATCGCGCGCGTGATCGAGATCGGGACGGGTACGGTCGATGCGACGATTGTCCAGAACGGGACGCGCAACTATGTCGATGTGATTCAGGTCGGGACGACGACCAATGCACTGATCGGGCAGTCGGGCGTGAGCAACATCGCCAACATCACCCAGGTCGGCAATTCGACCAATGCGCTTCTGCTTCAGGTCGGTGACATGAATACCGGCGCGGTCAGGCAGTTCGGACGCTTCAACTGGCTGGCCATCTTCCAGTTCGGACGATGATCGAGATGAAGAGGTGTGACATGAAATTCCTCCTGCTCGCATCCGGAATGACCTTCATGACCGCAATTGCTATGGCGCCGGCCGGCGCCGGGGAGACCGGTGACGGTCACACCACGGTGGTCCAGGACGAGAATGGAACCGCGGTCATCACGCAAAGTGGCGATCCGGCGCAGGCCGAGGTCAAGGTCGAGAAGGAGCCGGGCCGCACCACGGTCTATCGCCGCAGCGGCGGCAATACCGCGATCGTGTCGCAAGGCACCGGAAACGCGCAGGACATGCTGGACTGGCTGCGCAAGCAGCAGGGTCGCTGACGCGCGAAGGCGCATTCCGTGGGAACCAGATCTCTCAAATGGCTGGAAATCCCGGGCGTTCTGCCGCATCCGGTTCCCCGTTAATCCCGTGCCTTAACCAACAATTAATTATACGTTTGCGGGTGGGCGACAGCCCGGCCTAGCGTGCGGTGGGGAGCCGCTATCTGCGAAGCCAAACGAGTTGGTGCGTATCATGATGTCCAGATCAAATGGGGCCTTGCTCGCCTCGCTCAGCGCAGCCGCGCTGCTCCTTAGCCCCAGCGACAGTTTTGCACGACCGGGCGGCGCCGCCCCGCATGGCATGGTGACTGCAGCCGCGCCGCCGGCTGCGGCACGCCCGCCGATCGCGCCGGGCGCGCGGTTTCACCGTCGGAACAGTTCATTTGTCTATTGGCCAGGCGGAGGCGGATTCTTCAACGACGGCACAGCCTACAGCCAGCCCTTCGTCGATGCCGGGCAGCCTGTCACCAACGACGTTCGCTATACCTACACCTATGACGTTCCCTGGGACTGGGCGCATCGCTTCCCGCCGAACGTCGTGCCGTCCGACCGGCCCTATGTGCCGAGCTGCCCGACGGAGCAGGTGACGGTGCCCGGCCGCGGTGGCGGCGAGCACACCGTCAACATCATGCGTTGCTACTGAGCGATCTACCGCGTCACACAAGGCGTTAGAGAATTCCCGCCGCGGCCGCATGGTCGCGGTCGGATTGCTTCCGTCTGACGTTTGCGAGCTCGCGGCTGCAAGCCGCAAACGGGGCGGTATCCGGACGCAGCCCTAGTTGGCCGCAGACGTCTCGATCCTCATCCGCAATGACGCGCGCCAGCTCCGCCTCGGCAGACTCGCGGAGCGCGGGACCCGAGACGAACAGCGTCTGCAGCCCAAAGGCCGTCACAACGGCGAGCACCAACGCAGCCGCGAGTGCGGGACGCTGCATGTCGCGGGTCGTGTCCTGGGAAGGGCGCGCCTTGCTTCTGAGTTCGGTCATGAAATCCTCTCTCGAATGAATATCGATGGTCAGAAAAATGATTGTCGAGCCGCGCGGCAAAATCGCCGGATGCAACATGAATATACGCTGCGTCGCAGCGGGGAACGTGAAAAGGATTACAAATTTCAAGCCGGCATTGCTAAATTCAAAGTCGTACTAGCCCAGTTCAAAACTGGTTACGCCGAACACGCGGTCGAGCCGCAGTGACGGGATCGGTCCAGTGTACATTCGCGCCGTTTCGAATGTCGGCTCCAGGCCGAGGGATTCCGCAAGCGCAATAGCATCGCGGTTCACTGCGGGGATATCGAGGACAATTTCGCCGCTTCGGGGACCGGCTAGCAAACCCTGCAGGACGGCGACCGCCGTTGCGCGGTCATCGGCTACCAGCGGGCCGATCTTGTGGCCCGTCCGGCAGGGGCGGATCACGCCCCATGCGGCGAGCCTGCCATCGCGCAGCAGTGCGCGACCGACATGGCCCGGCGAGTTGATCCAGGCACGCAAAAAAGCCGCGCGCGGGGCTGGGAAGACCGTGGTGTCGTCGGCTTCAATATCCGCAAACGGGATCGTGTCGAGCGCAACGACATCGGCCGGCGGCTTCGGTGGTGCGGCGATGGTGCCGCCATAGCGCATATTGGCGTAAGCAAGCTGGAATCCTGATTTCTTGTAATTGTCCTGCTGGGCCACGACGCCGTCGAGGCCGATCACGCGCGAGCCCGCATGCGCGATCGCGGCGTTCCAGATGCGCAGGCCGTGACCTCTGCCACGGAAGCCTGCGCGCACGATGTAGAAGCCGAGGAAGGCGAAGCGGTCGTCGTAATTGACACAGGAGACGGTCGCGACCGGCTCGCCGTCGATCTCGCCGACGAAGAACCCTTGCGGGTCCGGGATTGCGAAACAGGCGGCGTCGCGCTGGCCGGGATTCCATCCCTCCGCCGCGGCCCAGTCGATCGCGAGGGAGATCTCCTCGGGACGTAAATTGCGGATCTGCAAATCGCTCATGTGGCGCGGCCTCGTGGCGATGGACTTGAGGGCAAGTCTCGTTTGCGGGCAAGACTGGTTTGCGGGCAAGTCTGGTTTGCGAGCAAGTCTGGCTGTAGAAGGCCTGATGACAGGCTAACCTTCGGTTCGACTCAACGTTATCACAGGGATGATCGGTCATGGCAGCAGAGAAGGTCGCACTCGTCACCGCAGGCGGCAGCGGCATGGGGGCAGGGGCCGCGCGGCGGCTCGCGGCCGACGGCTTTCGCGTGGGCATCCTGTCGTCCTCCGGCAAGGGCGAGGCGCTCGCAGCCGAGCTCGGCGGCTTCGGCGTGACCGGCTCGAACAAGTCCAATGACGATCTGAAGCGCCTCGTCGACGGCGCGCTCGCGAAATGGGGACGCATCGACGTGCTCGTCAACAGCGCCGGCCACGGTCCGCGCGCGGCGATCACGGAGATTACCGACGAGCAGTGGCACACAGGCCTCGATACGTATCTCCTCAACGTGATCCGTCCGACCCGGCTCGGCGGACCGGTCATCGCCAGGTACTGAGCGACATCCCGTTCCGAATCTGGTGTGGAAAGCCCCGGCTCAGCTGGGCTTTCTGCTTTGGTTGGCAGGTTCAGTGCGAGGCTACGAGCTTGGCCAGCGTAGGCAGGATCTTGTAACGCGCGATCTCGTGCGGATATTCGCCGCGATTGGCGAGCAGCACGATGCCGATCCGGTGGGCCGGTACGAGGCCGATATAACCCGACGCGTTGTTGAGGCCGCCCGGCTTGTCGACGATTGTGACGCCGGGAAGGTGCACGGTCTCCCAGGCCATGGCCTGGCCGAAGGTGGCCTGGCCGAACCTTTGGTCGACGCGGAAACTTTCGCGCTGTGTCATTCGCAGCGCCTCGCGCAAATGCGGATCGAGCGCGCGGCCGTCGACGCAGGCCGCGACGAATGTCGCAAGATCCCGCGCGGACGAGAGCATCTGGCCGGTACCGGGGAAATCGAAATAGCTCTGCTGGTTGCCGATCGGGCCGATCGCGCTGCCCTGGTCGGAATAGCCCTGCACGATGCGCCGCATGACGGCGTCGTCCATGATCGCGCGGCTATCCGGTCCGCGTTCGGGAAGGAACGTCGCGTGCATGCCGAGCGGCGCGAGCACGCGGCTCTCGATCAGCCTTGCGATCGGCGTGCGATAGCAGCGCTCGAGCACGAGCTGCAGCAGCACGTAAGCGGCATGACTGTAGATGCGCTGCTTGCCGGGTGCGACGTCCGCGGGCGGCGTCCAGGCGTTGAGCATCGCGATGAATTGCGCCTGGGAGTAGGAGTCGTTCGGCCACGGCGGATGATCGGTCGGCAACAAGAGGCCAGAGGTGTGCGTGGCGAGCTCGCCGACGGTGACGCGGCGGACATAGTCGCCAGTGAGCTCCGGCAGATATTTCGCCAGGGGATCGTCGAGCCGCAGATCGCCGCGGAGCGTGCCGAGCGCCGCCAGCGTGGCCTCGAACGGTTTTCGCAAGGAAGCGAGGTTGAACAGCGTGTCCGGCGTCACCGACTGTTTGGTGGCGTCGTCGGCGAAGCCGTAGGTGAAAAACTCGACATGGCGGCCGGCATAGAGCGCAGCCGCGAGGCCGCCGGGATGCTCCGGCGTCGCGGTGGGCGCGAGCTCGGTGGCGACGATGTCGCGCATTTGCGCAATCATGTCCGAATCCGCCGATGCGGGGCGTGGCCGGGTGAGCGCGACCGCAAAAGGAACAAGCGCGGCGCGGGCGAGGGCTCGCCGGGTGATTTGAGGGGAGATGACAACAGGCGGCACGTGATCCGGTGAATGATGCGATGCGCCCCCGGTAACCATCTTAGCGGGGCGGGTGCAGCGTCCAATTCACGATTGCGCGTTGCGGTTCCATATGGAGCGGCTAAAATTACTTAGCCTTTGGGCTAACAATCATTGACGCCGGATGGCGGTGGGCCTATAGTTAGCTTCATGGCTAACCAATTATCCCAACTCGACCACGTTTTCGCAGC
This portion of the Bradyrhizobium diazoefficiens genome encodes:
- a CDS encoding curlin subunit CsgB; this translates as MRKLLLASVAVFALSSAAQAANTATTVQIGAANGSTVNQQGHVNDSSTTFQLGIVNSASTMQGTTSPSLNNASSVTQIGVLGNAATTGQVATGNNTSSISQSTLFGFPPNNSAGVGQLGGGLNLSTITQH
- a CDS encoding curlin; its protein translation is MRINYLLATAAMLSALASADAEAANTISVLQFGTTNLSSTTQTGPVNNTATTLQFGAFNQASSVQLGSFSSVNSVTIGQGGTTPTATNIATAGQVRGANTSLIGQIGLNNAAGVSQLGILNGSTILQQAP
- a CDS encoding curlin — its product is MNKHLLVVATVVLVSCFAANSPARAQGADIKTIVSVNGPPVVVNQSSSLNMVGIFQVGGNTSATVAQNGTNNAVGVLQFGGTTSASVGQAGMNNFAFVGQTGQSATSLVSQLGNMNTAAIAQFGAINFSTVNQTGH
- a CDS encoding curlin; the encoded protein is MSIETVVEFGNNPQPVTIVENSRINIARVIEIGTGTVDATIVQNGTRNYVDVIQVGTTTNALIGQSGVSNIANITQVGNSTNALLLQVGDMNTGAVRQFGRFNWLAIFQFGR
- a CDS encoding GNAT family N-acetyltransferase — encoded protein: MSDLQIRNLRPEEISLAIDWAAAEGWNPGQRDAACFAIPDPQGFFVGEIDGEPVATVSCVNYDDRFAFLGFYIVRAGFRGRGHGLRIWNAAIAHAGSRVIGLDGVVAQQDNYKKSGFQLAYANMRYGGTIAAPPKPPADVVALDTIPFADIEADDTTVFPAPRAAFLRAWINSPGHVGRALLRDGRLAAWGVIRPCRTGHKIGPLVADDRATAVAVLQGLLAGPRSGEIVLDIPAVNRDAIALAESLGLEPTFETARMYTGPIPSLRLDRVFGVTSFELG
- a CDS encoding serine hydrolase, which produces MIAQMRDIVATELAPTATPEHPGGLAAALYAGRHVEFFTYGFADDATKQSVTPDTLFNLASLRKPFEATLAALGTLRGDLRLDDPLAKYLPELTGDYVRRVTVGELATHTSGLLLPTDHPPWPNDSYSQAQFIAMLNAWTPPADVAPGKQRIYSHAAYVLLQLVLERCYRTPIARLIESRVLAPLGMHATFLPERGPDSRAIMDDAVMRRIVQGYSDQGSAIGPIGNQQSYFDFPGTGQMLSSARDLATFVAACVDGRALDPHLREALRMTQRESFRVDQRFGQATFGQAMAWETVHLPGVTIVDKPGGLNNASGYIGLVPAHRIGIVLLANRGEYPHEIARYKILPTLAKLVASH